AGAGAACTGCCTCTGGAATATGTATCTTCTAACTTTACCCTCATCCTGCCTGGTCTTCGTGGCTGATGTTAGGGAGTTACTTGTGTTTTGGTTTGTTCCCTTTTTTCTTTCGTTATTATGAGAACATAGCAAAGCTCAAGTGCATAGCAGTGCGTGTCTACGCCTTGCCCGCCTGAGTTCAATGCCCGTGGCTACCATTTCTTCTTAAATGCCGACTCAGATGCTAGTATCCTAGAGTTTGCATTTTTTATATCATGGTCTTCTTCTTTGGCGGTACAACTAGTACTGCGATGAAGCATCGTTCAATTCTATCTTGTGAGGAGCAAAATTTCTTTTATGACCTGGATTGTAGCCTAGTGGTAGTTATTGGTGGTGTGTGCTTGCTAACTAGGGTTAAATATCCTTAAATGTTAACGATCTGATGTCAACTTTGAGGTTTTTTTAGCGAACACACCGTGACATGTTCAACTTTTGTGTACAAAGCTTAAAGCAAGACACGTGGCAATCAATGATCGGTCCCATGCAACCTGCTGAGCGAGTTACAAGCTAATGACACTAAATGGGTGGCTTTGGATGTCAATCTGAGCGAACACATGTAAGATGCAAATTCCATTTCTTGGAACATGACAATTTTCACCAGGTCCTATTGGTATAGCATGACAATTTTCTTCTACGAGGATGGCAAACCTTGAAGAAATTAGAAATTTTCTTTTATAGGATGACAATTTTCCATGTTATCGTCATGAAAAATCTCTGCAAACGCATGTCAATTACTCTCCTGCAGCCTGACAAATTCCTCACAATATTTCTACTACCATTGCCTTTTTTTCGCAACATGTCAATCTTTTATATGATAGCATGGCAAATATATCTATTTTGGCATGGCAATTCTCGGGCGTTCGTTGGGAGTGTTTTCCTTTGAAGAAACACTCACAGATCGTAGCGTTCACTCTTGTAGGGAATGATAGTTCCTCAGGCTACCTCCTAAGGGAATGTCGGCGCAATATTGGGATCATCAAGAGCGAGTTTGATATATCGGATCTGTTTCTGCCCTAATTAAACTCCACTTGGCTCCTCCCCGTTGCACTAGTTTATGAGGCATCATCACCACCAGAGTTGAAGCCTCCAAACTCGTATGTTCCACTCTTCTTGAAAAGCAGCACACCTATTCCTCCTATTGGGTTAGCCTTTTTAACTCACATTATACCTGCGGCATGATTGATGACACACATGCCTGTTATTCTCAGTGTGAAATTATATGCTACCAACATTTGTTTAATATCTCAGCAACGGGATTAGGTGCATGGTTGATTTTGAAAGGTAAAAGGGATGAAAAACAAACTTAGATAACTAATAAGGCATCATATGTACTTGATATTTTTGGCTGGTCAAATCTTTTTCGGCCTAATAAAAGGACAAAAAGCCCGCAGTTTGCTCTTTTTTTTAAACAAATACTCCATCCATTTCAAAAATATAAGTGTATCAATTTTCCTGCAAGTCAAAcagttgtatgtttgaccaagattaGAGAGTAAAATATCAACATTTGCAATACCTACTAGATAATATATGAACATGcttttcatgatggatcaaatgataaattttttggtattgtagatattgatatatttttctagaCACTTGGTCAAACATGGACTTGGTTGATTTTTGAagaaactaatacaccttatattttggaacagagggagtatagtaTACAATACAATGAATAAAATGCAAATATAAAGTACATTGAAAAAGTGCATGGAGGCATTAGGGACGACACACGTTCTGGTAATCCTCCCACTCCTGACATCAACTCATAACTCTGGTGCACGGTGTGTGCACTTATAGCAAACCAAAACATTATTGAAGTTGCAAGAGCAAAACATCAAGTCATCACATCACTATCCAACATACTCACACAAGTTACTACGTACTAATACAATATATCAACAATTTATCAAACATAAAAGACGCAAACAGAAACGGCAATAATAAAGCAGCAGCTGAGTTCGAGCAGCTAGCCAGCTAGCGGCCCATCTCCTGAACGCCCGGCGGGTtgacggcgccggcgccggcgcggcgcTCCATGTTGAGGTGCCAGCCGATCTCGGGGTCGTAGCCGCGGGCCTTGAGCTCCTTGTACTGCTGCACGAGCGCGCATGGCTCGCAGCAGAAGTGGACGCAGCAGTCGCAGCAGGGCGCGTCCGGGAGCGCGTACTGGGCGCGCATCTTGGAGCGGTAGGTGCACGAGTAGATCCACTGGCAGCCCGTGAGCGAGCACAGGAGCGCGTACAGCGCGCCGCTGGTGCCGCACGACGTGGAGCCCCTGTCCACGATCTCCGCCACCTTGCCGAAGGTGATGCACGGGCACCAGTAGGTCACGCAGCAGAGGCCGCAGTCGTCGAAGCAGTCGAAGAGGCCGGAGGACCAGGCGGCCGGCGCCGCGCCGACGGGGACGCCGGTGACCGGCTGCGCGGCGGGCTTCATCTCCATAACGGCCGGTGAACTGGAAAGATGTGATGAGGTCTTTGTGTGTTGATGATGTATCTATCTAGCTGTGGTGCCGGGAATGGGCAAGGTTGGGGTGCTTATATATAGATGGTGATCCGGCGGGGGTGGGTACGAACGTTAATTAATCCATATGCGTTTGCTTGGTGATAAGCACCAGGAAAATTAGCTGCAGGTCAGAGAGGCGTTCCCTTGACCCGAACTAGCCGTGCGTACATACTCTATACATGTCTAAGTCGTTGAAGGTGACAGCCAAGCTGCCCCGAAGCTCACACCGTAGACTTGTAATCTTTTTTTTTTTACGAGAACATTTCTTCAGCGTGTGGTACTGTATACTCCACTAATAAGTAATAACACGGCtaattgattttttttcaactGGAAAATTCTTCGCCGTCTGCGCGTTTGTGTAATTTTGttcgttttcttcttcttattgCTCGAGAGGGAATAACGTGCGTATTAATTACCAAACTACGGCAGATGCAAATTGTTTTGCCTAGTTTCAACTACTACGTGCGCGCTGGTTTTCTTCCCCGTTCATATGGCTTGACTTGTTGATTAAGTACCAACTCCGTATATGATTGTGCTTTTTAAGCCAGCCTCTCACTCTCACGTACGTCTCAGCTAACCCCAAATATAATTGTTTGTTGTGCAAACTTTCAAGTCCGACGTAAGAGTACATACGCACGCACGGATAATTGTTTCCTGGCAGATCAATCATTAAATCTGTCCCTAAACTATGCCATCTACATCTTGTAGTTGGCCTGTTGCACAAATTAATATTGCTAAGCTCGACAACAGTTTATTCAGCGTACGCATTCTGATAGATTAGCGCTGACTATCAAAGCTCATTGCAAAAAAATCTTTGATAAATATGACGAAGGGTTTTAGATCAATAAAGAAGGGGCACTTGCAAAGGGTGCCTATGGGACCAACGCGGCCCTGGCTCGCGGGCGCGTGGGGCCACGGGGACCGCCTTCCAGCCCTTTCAGGTGTCATACCAGGAAGGCAGGAAGTGATATCCTTTATCTTCGTCAATTTGACCACATTGCTTCTCGGGTACGCCTCAAGCAGCAGTTGGGAGAGTATGTATCCCTTTGGGAGTGGGTCAGTCAGCTTCAACTCACTCCCAACCAGGCGGACTCcatctctcaaaaaaaaaaaaacaggtgGACTTCATTTCGTGCAAGTTGATCACTGATGGCGTTTACTCTGCGGCATCCGCCTATGCGGTCCAGTTCTATGGTTCATATCCCACTTTTGACTCGGCAAGATTTGGTCGGCAGACACGGAGCCAAAGTGCAAGTTCTTCGCCTGGCTCTCCCTTCATGGGCGTATTCGCACGGCGGACATGCTTGCAACCCGGGGCTGGACACACGACCCGTGATGTCAGCTATGCCTACAGGCGCCAGAGACTGCGACCCGGTTGTGCAAAGACTGCCCTTTCTCGGTCATGGTACGGAACCAAGTGATCAACTGGACAAACGAAGATCTCCCAATGGCTAACTTTCTGCTGAGCCCGTCGGCATCTCCAACTGGTGGGATGGGATGTTAAGGAACGAGTCCAAGAAGACATGCAAACGCCGGAGTGGTAGACTTATCTATACCATCTGGAATATCTAGAAAGAGAGAAATAGACGAGTCTTCATGGGACATCGCATGAGTCACCGTGAAGTGGCGATGTTGGCTTACGAGGACATCACGCAACGGCACGCCGCGTTTGTAGGTGCCGTGCCGACTACGGGCATTGGCTAATTATACCATGGTACCTTTTTATTAGCAGTTTCAGCCACGTTTTCCCGCAAAACGTGCAACCCTGTGTACATAAGGTTTCACCTCTTCCTCTGTTAATGAAAATAGGCAGTGGTCCTGCCggttcctcaaaaaagaaaaagaaaaataagcaCCCCTTTCATCCCGCATTTTCGCCCATCTTCACAATATTATACAAGCATGCATGCCATCATTCATCACAAATAATAAATCAACATGTAACATAGCACTATATATAAACCACAAACGAAATAGCTAGCAACTAACAATACTAATTAATACTCACAACTACTACCTcaatgcgaaccaacctgtggttggatggttaggaggacagtgataTCCCAAGCCCATCAGAGTTGACGTTCTAGACTTGACACCGGTTTTCGCATATCTCTGGATTTATTTCAGCACTTTGGGCGATGTGCGTTCaatgggaggagatgttcccgttGACTACGAAGACGTCTGTggcgacttcatcaatctcaagatgatatacCTGGCTCCTTCTCTCGAAAATGCTCATAGGGGCAGTGTGTACatgcgtgcgttcataggggtgagtgtgtgTGCATATGTCTGGGTGTCTGCGTCTATATCGTGTTAAAAAAACAACTACCTCactctctgcccccccccccccacacacgtagcacattttattaattatacaCAAGATTAACTAAATAGCTAGCTACTAACAATAGTAACTAATACTAACAACTACTAACTAATAACTTACTAACAACCAATAAACATTTCACATTTTACCTATAAAAGAATAGAAAATAATGGTGAAGAAGCTCACACTAGTTTATTGTCAGACGAGGAGATGAGCCGGTGGAGGAGGAGGTTGGCCGGGTGGAGGAGGAGCAGGTGGTAGAGGGGGTCGTTCGGGGCCCGTAGGGAGATTGCCGAAGTGCCACCCAAAGGAGGAGCGGTGGGGGACTAGCTCGCAAGGGAGACGACCGGGAGATACGTGGAGCAGGGTGAGCGGAGACGAGAAGGCGGTGCAGTGGCAGTGGCGAGATGGCTAGGGTTACAACTGAGCCAGCCACGCACGGAATCCTTTATAAAACAGGAGTGATGATGATGAAGGGGCACAAGGCTAAGCCGAGTGCTTTCTTTCGAGCACTCGGCTTGAATTTGGCATTAAAAGAAGGCAGATGTATGGAGATTGTGACGCTAAAGAACACTTGTAGTGTTTGTTGTCACGGAGTCGTCAAGTGCGGTGAGGATGGCCCCGTGCCAGGTGCTTTGCCAAGCCTCGTGTGTAAGCCGAGTGTTTTTTGTGAAATATGCCGACTTATCTTTGTAAGCCAGGTATTTTTCAAGCGCTACTCAGTTTACTCTGGTCAAGGACGAGGGCCCTATAGTTGATTTGTATTTTTGGTGGGTACTCATCTTACAGTGGGCTGAAACCGAGTACCCGAGAAGTAGCACTCAACTTATGCCCAAACACTAGGCGCGGTGCATTTCTCATGTGACAACCATGTGATGTTATTTTCAGTGTGAACTTATATACCATTAACAACAAGTTTAATATATCTCAGGAACAAGATTAGGTACACATTATTTGACTTTGAAAGGTAAAAGGGCTGAAACAGTTACATAGGCATCATCTATGCACTTTGATATTTTCTGCTAACAAAGATGGTTAGAATTCGGTGGTAATTTGCAATGGATGTGAGGGCGGCTTACCCCTTCGCCTCTCCTCCAAGCGAACCGGACAACTAGGGTTTACGCCTCTCGTCGGCGGTGCCACCGATCTGCCACATCTCCTGTGGCCTGAGGGCCATGAGGCCGTGGTGGATCCCGGCCCGTACCGACGGGAGGGGTCCGTTTTTATATGTTAATTTGAATTTTGCTAGGGTTTGTTTCTGTCCTGCTCGGGAAGACAAGATGGCAGCCGCTCCTgtaagatggaataaggttcttcctACCTATCCTCCATTTttgtggtgcgtctagcatcgtcgaaAGGCGTGTGTGGAGGTGTATCTCCGGCGGATGTTGTGGAATTCGGTCGGCGcttgtctttggtggatccgctCGGATTCGCTCTTCGTTTGTCTATGTTAGTGTGCCTTTCGGTTGTATCCTTTGGATCTACACTTCTCTTCATTGGCGGCGGTTGCTATTCTTATGCGCTGGTCCTATGGAGTCTTAGCATGATGGTTTCCTGACCGTCTACGACAACAAGTATGCCCGGCTCCGCCGAGGGATGTGTGATGACGGCTGCGCGCTTTCGGCTCGCTCCTGTGCTTGTATCGTCACTAGGTGGTCTGCGTATCTGGACGAAAATTTTATTATTTTTGGTGCTCATTGTAGTGTCATGATTGATGGTGAATAGGTCGAAAGTTTTCTCGTAAAAAAAACAGATAAGAATATTTTTCGGCCTAGTATAAGAGGAGAGATCTTGTCCTTTGCTCGATTTGTTTGTACAAATATACAATACACAATACAATGAACAGAATACAAATATACACTACAATGAACAAAATACATTGCGGCATACTCGTTTCCCCttgctcctcctcccactcctgaCAGCCACTCATCACGCCACCATATACAACACTCCTCCACGTGCAGAACTTAACAAAGCTAGTACGTACTATACTATGCAATAATACCAAGTACGACGAAAACTTGCTCGACCGATCCTCCATTCACACGTACGGCAGAGTTGGACGATCTAGCGGCCCATCTCCTGCATGCCGGGCGGGTTGACGCCGCCAGCACCGGCGCCGCCGTTGCCGCGCTCCACGTTGAGGTGCCAGCCGATGTCGGGGTCGTAGCCACGGGCCTTGAGCTCCTTGTACTGCTGGATGAGGCCGCAGGGCTCGCAGCAGAAGTGGACGCAGCAGTCGCAGCAGGGCTCGTCCGGGAGCGCGTACTGGGCGCGCATCTTGGACCTATAGGTGCAGGAGTAGATCCAGTGGCACCCCGTGAGCGAGCACAGGAGCGCGTAGAGCGCCCCGCTGGTGCCGCACGACGTCGAGCCCCTGTCCACTATCTCCGCCACCTTCCCGAACGTGATGCACGGGCACCAGCAAGTCAGGCAACCTGCACAGATCATATGTATTAGACATGCATTTCCTGGCGATTGAGACACATGGAGATGAGTTGGAGGATGATTGGCATGAGAGGTAGGGTATATATATGCGCGTACAGAGGCCGCAGTCGTCGAAGCAGTCGAAGAGGCCGGAGGACCAGGCGGCTGGGGCGGGGGGGCCACCGACGGGGACGCCGGTGACCAGCTGCGCGGCGGGCTTCATCTCGACAACGGCCGGTGAACTCGAAAGATCTGATGAGCTCTTTGTGTTTGATCGATGTCGCTAGCTGGTGTCCTGTGCTGGGAATGGGCGCCATGGGATGCTTATATATAGGTCGTGGCTACTGGCTTAGGATCGAGGCGGTGGGTTTGAATTTTTGCACTGTCCCGAATTGTTCAGTATGGTAATTAATCCATCCGCGTTTGATTGGTGATAAGCACAAGGAAAATTAGCCTCGAGTCAAAGCGGCGTTCCCTTGACCCGAATGAGCCGTACGTCCATACTCTATACAGGAGTGTACGTCGTTGAAGGTGACAGCCAGCTGCCGCGAAGCTCACCCGTAGACTTGTAATCTGTCTGATCTGATCTGATCGTTTCTTCAGCGTGTGGTAACAGGTACTATATGCTCCACTAATAACACGGTCAATTGACTTTTTTTCATCAGAACAATACTTCGCCGTGTACGTGTTTGTGTAATTTTGTTCGTTTATTTTTTTCCTATCTGCTCGAGAGAGAAATAACATGTGTAATTTCCAAACTACAGCAGATGCAATTGTTTTGTTTAAATGAAGTTTGACGAAAAAAGGTCCCCctcgctttgtattacaaagcaaccatccgAGACAACCAatgataggtgctggggcggaaacAACACAGTCACGCGAAAAAAaatgaaagagaaaataaaaaagaaacaaatgccgataacggcggatcgacaaaaacGGCGAAGCCTCGCGACCGACCGTTTAAATGAAGTTTGGCCGGAGATGAGGTGGAGTGAGCCTGAGCCAGTGCATGTCAAACTAAATGTGGATGCAGCATCCTTTGTTGATGATGGTATGGGTGCTACTGCAGCTATTTTATGGGATGGAAAAAGATATTTTCCTTGCTGCCCAATGCAAATTTATACATTATGCAGCTGATGTGATCACAACTGAAGCACTTACAATGAGAGATTGGAGTTTGCAAATTCCCTTGGTTTTAATCGCCTTGATGTAGAATCAGATTCTTCACAAGCAAATTGACTTTTGCATCGGGCAAACACAATGGTGGGACGAAGCTTCAGCACTATTTGCAAAGTGTGTGGATTTAGCTTCGATAATTGAGAAGGTCATGCTTAAGCGCTGTTCTAGAACTGCTAATGAAGCGGTTCATGTGCTAGCAAATCATAGTTATTGTAATAAGAACTCTTTTACTTGGCTAGGCGAGCCGCCTGATTTTGTTATCAGTATGCTCGCAAACAATGTAACCCTATTTGAGtttgaataaagctagccatgatggcatTCCCTAAATAAAAGTTTGGCCAAGGTGCATGCTTGTTTTCTTCCTTAATTAATATAATTTAACCCCTTTCTTTACAGAAAACTATCGAACTATTCTTCAAACATCATGAAAGTACAAAGAGCATGAGAAGTATCAAAAATGAAATTCATATCCGTAGATCACCTAAGGACGACTACACACACCGGAGTTAGCTGAAGGCTCGTCCCCGTCATCGCCCCTTTCTCACAGGAACCGGACAAACCTTGTTGTAACGGACAGTCAGAAAGTCGCCGCGCTACGACTCCTAAGGACCAGCACCAGAACAACAATCATCACCGACGAAGAGAAACATAGATAGGAAATATCCAATCCATAAACACAAGAACAGGGACGAACAAAGACGGGTCCATCTGGATCTACCGAAGACAAACACCGACAGAATCCCGCAAAATCCGTCGGAGACATACCTCCACACATCCTCCAATGACGTGCGAGGCACCGTCGTGCTAGGGGCTAGGCAGGGTGAAACTTATTTCATCAAGATGTCGCCACTGTCTCACCTTCCTAAGCGGGACACAAACCGTAAACATATTAAAAAAACACCTAAAACCGAAGTTGGAGCCCTTCCACTGACAAGGCCCGGGATTCATCACGCCTTCATGACCCTAAGCACAGGAGACGAGGCAGATCGACGACGGCACAGATGGAAGGTGGGAAATCCCAAGATGCGTAGGACTCTCTTGTGGGGAGGAGAAAACCGTTTAGAGGTACTAACTCTGTATATGATTGTGCTTTAAGCCGGCCTCTCACTCTCGCATACGTCTCAGCTATCATCTAATCTAATTGTCTGTTGTGCAAACTTTCAAGCCCGATGTACGTACCTACGCACAATGTATTGTTTCCTGGCAGATCAATCATTGAGTTTGTCCCTAAACTTTGGCATCTACATCTTGCAGTTGGGCCAGTTGCACAATAAATATTAGTGCTAATCTTGACAAGAGTTTAATCAGCATACGTATCCTGAGACAGGTCACAATGAGAGTATCATaactagtagtatcatgcatatcaACTAGAATTTTTGTTAAGGTgtcacacaattaaatgaggagagagaggatttTCGTAAAATTACTCAAACAAACCCTCAATCTTAACTCCTCACTAGTTATGTTAATTGTGTTTCAAATAGTGTTTGGCAAGACTAGTTTGCGCAAATTTGTGTTTCAAATAGTGTTTGACAGGACAAATTTGGGTGCTAAAAAGGTTAACTTATCAAAATTTGAAGAGGAGGTGCTAAATTGTTTGAACTTAAAATTAGTGTAGTTAAATTTGGAGAGGTGTTTTTGAGGTTGAGGAGTTTTTTTTAGAGAGAAGAGGTTGAGGAGTTAAGATTGAGAGATTGAGAGGAGCTAAAACTGCTCTCAATTTATCTTTGAATGTTAAAAAAATGCTCTTAATTAGATGGAGAGGCGACGTACTCACCCAAAAAACGTGCAGAATACATGGCGTCATCGATTGCGTAGTTCCATTGTCGTAGTACACACTGTACACATGCACGACATCGATGGATCAGTGTCCATTGCGCCGGTCAGCTTGGAGAGAGATGCAGTTTCTGTGCTATTTCCCCTTCGTCAGGTCAGCTGCATGCAGAGCAAGCATCCCGGCCATAGCGCGTGACGCTCATGGCGTGGCCTCGTCTGTCCTGTCTGCATCCATGGGTCGTGCTTACCGATGCCGCCGTGTCAGCCGGCCGTACCCACCGATGTCGTCGTCTCAAACTGTGGTACTGGTCAAAATACCACTGGCGCAAGAAAGGGAACGGCGACAAGTTTTGTTCGGAACATGTCCATGGCGACGAGGCAAGTGCTAGCAAGGGGGagcagcgtgtgtgtgtgtgtgtgtcagagacTGATTTTTTTTGTTTGAAAAATTCAAACTTTCAGtttcgaaaaattctgaaaaaacatATACAGGCATACAAAGGACGTAATGTATATGCATGTAAAATTTCACAATGAAATATCTTGAATTGGGTgttgcataaaaaaattgtgaacTTTGAGAATGAACGGTGTGTGCGCGCTAGAAAGCCACATATTTGTTTCTTTTTGTGTAGCTGTTTTCAATCTATTTCATCATAAACATTTCCACACATATTTCTTTGGGTGTATCTGTATTTTTTTTAAGTTAAAATGTGAAAGTATGAATTTCAATAAAAACAAATCGACCTCCATGGATCACAGCCTCCATTCAACATTTACGTTTGATTTTTCCTTCTTTGGAAAATTCATAGCTTCTTGGGAGTGATGGCAGTTCCATGCGGAGAGTGCCTTGATTGACATTGACATTTATTTTGGTAAGCGACTTGTCTTTGCTCTTCTGCATGCAACTAATATACATAAAAGAATTGTTCATAAGGGAGACAATTTCTTTTCGGCCAGCCTTTTACTTTATTCGAGGGAACTCTTACGGGGGACTCGCTATATGTCGCTCACTGCGGCATGTT
This window of the Triticum aestivum cultivar Chinese Spring chromosome 5D, IWGSC CS RefSeq v2.1, whole genome shotgun sequence genome carries:
- the LOC123126052 gene encoding cell number regulator 10, translating into MEMKPAAQPVTGVPVGAAPAAWSSGLFDCFDDCGLCCVTYWCPCITFGKVAEIVDRGSTSCGTSGALYALLCSLTGCQWIYSCTYRSKMRAQYALPDAPCCDCCVHFCCEPCALVQQYKELKARGYDPEIGWHLNMERRAGAGAVNPPGVQEMGR
- the LOC123126053 gene encoding cell number regulator 10; translated protein: MKPAAQLVTGVPVGGPPAPAAWSSGLFDCFDDCGLCCLTCWCPCITFGKVAEIVDRGSTSCGTSGALYALLCSLTGCHWIYSCTYRSKMRAQYALPDEPCCDCCVHFCCEPCGLIQQYKELKARGYDPDIGWHLNVERGNGGAGAGGVNPPGMQEMGR